DNA sequence from the Oncorhynchus nerka isolate Pitt River linkage group LG9b, Oner_Uvic_2.0, whole genome shotgun sequence genome:
GAAGACTAAATTaacccttgctcaccagaatgtcataaatgaatgcttcaatctagttgacataGGTCAAAGTTCTCTGTCATCTCAGCTTCTTTTGCGGAGGAAAGAAGTTTAGGGACTGGGGGAAAAGTGCAATAGGTCTGTAAGGAAAGAGAAAGCTTTGAAAACAACCCAACATGTTTATAATAAGATTTCAGTTCAGCTAtgttatgtggttgaaatactatcagcttttatgatgtTGATAAAGGTAGCACTGCTACAGGCGGTCCCTAGGTGCGCATTCACATTatctcaagatgctgaaagaaagaatCATTATTTTGTTCCCGAGTCAAAATATACATTTGGTGtatcattttactgcaagaaatgcttaattctgcaggagttaatattaagACTGTGAgaagttatagacctacagtcagtttccagatttcagtttccatttaacccatctgaacactAAGCTTCAGTTTCTCTTGATGTGCCATAGATAGGCCTGTTTGAAATCCCTGTCGTGTGAATGTCGAATTTGTATAGCGCCTCACAATCAACACACATAGTCACTGCTATCTTCCTCTTTTGCCACTTCACTAAATCTTTCTGTCCGTCCCTTCAATTTATTTTCAACTCACCATTTCACAGCTTTTTTTTCTTAGTGAATAGACAAAACTTTTTCTGCCTGTTTCCAAAAGGGTTTGGCGTGTAGGCTATTTAGCGCGTGTAATGTTAGGCCCTAAAGCTTAGGTGTACGCGCTAATGCCAGAGAGCCTACAAATGAGGAAAAAACGATGTAGCCTATAGATCTAAATTGCCACACGAATTATACATTTAtcgatttttttacattttatgtaTTGTTTCACCCGACCGCCACCCACCCGCCCTttatccacacaatatttcatgaccctaaacccacccgccctttatccacacaatatttcatgaccctaaacccacccgccctttatccacacaatatttcatgaccctaaacccacccgccctttatccacacaatatttcatgaccctaaacccacccgccctttatccacacaatatttcatgaccctaaacccacccgccctttatccacacaatatttcatgaccctaaacccacccgccctttatccacacaatatttcatgaccctaaacccacccgccctttatccacacaatatttcatgaccctaaacccacccgccctttatccacacaatatttcatgaccctaaacccacccgccctttatccacacaatatttcatgaccctaaacccacccgccctttatccacacaatatttcatgaccctaaacccacccgccctttatccacacaatatttcatgaccctaaacccacccgccctttatccacacaatatttcatgaccctaaacccacccgccctttatccacacaatatttcatgaccctaaacccacccgccctttatccacacaatatttcatgaccctaaacccacccgccctttatccacacaatatttcatgaccctaaacccacccgccctttatccacacaatatttcatgaccctaaacccacccgccctttatccacacaatatttcatgaccctaaacccacccgccctttatccacacaatatttcatgaccctaaacccacccgccctttatccacacaatatttcatgaccctaaacccacccgccctttatccacacaatatttcatgaccctaaacccaccTGCCCTttatccacacaatatttcatgaccctaaacccaccTGCCCTTTATCCACACAATATTTCCTtgaccctaaaccctaaacccccGCCCTttatccacacaatatttcatgaccctaaacccacccgccctttatccacacaatatttcatgaccctaaacccacccgccctttatccacacaatatttcatgaccctaaacccacccgccctttatccacacaatatttcatgaccctaaacccacccgccctttatccacacaatatttcatgaccctaaacccacccgccctttatccacacaatatttcatgaccctaaacccaccttccctttatccacacaatatttcatgaccctaaacccacccgccctttatccacacaatatttcatgaccctaaacccacccgccctttatccacacaatatttcatgaccctaaacccaccTGCCCTttatccacacaatatttcatgaccctaaacccacccgccctttatccacacaatatttcatgaccctaaacccacccgccctttatccacacaatatttcatgaccctaaacccacccgccctttatccacacaatatttcatgaccctaaacccacccgccctttatccacacaatatttcatgaccctaaacccacccgccctttatccacacaatatttcatgaccctaaacccaccTGCCCTttatccacacaatatttcatgaccctaaacccaccTGCACCAAGGGGGAATGTGGTTTATGAGTCAACCCGCTCATCACTACTTAACGTCAATGGAAAGTCCCTGGAAACAAGTTATACCACTACCCCAGGGAAGCCATTTCCTGTTGGTCTCCATTCAGTATATCTAGTAAGGTGTTGTGTAATTTTGTATTTCCCCAGTTCAATGTCTTGTTGGTCTCCATGCACTGTACCTAACACAGTGTTGTGTCATTTTCTGTTACTGCAATTCAACACAAAACTGCTAATTCGCAACAGGAAATGGCTGACCTGAGGTaaacttttatccaaagcaacttagtaTGTTCTACATATGGGTGGtccccgggaatcaaacccattaTCCTGGCAtcgcaagcaccatgctctaccaagtgaGCTAAAGTGTCTATCTAATGGCGACCTAACATGGTGTTGTGTCATTTTGTGTCTCCCCAGTTCAAGAGGATGTTGAACCGGGAGCTGACCCACCTGTCAGAGATGAGTCGCTCCGGCAACCAGGTGTCAGAGTTCATCTCCAACACCTTCCTTGGTAAGTCAAGTCATACACGCATCCAcgcaaaacatacacacacacacacactcacaaacaaacaaaataactcATCTCATGTATTGCCTCATGTTTTAGCTATTATTGGTTTTTACACAAAGATAAACAAATCATAATAATATAGTAATCACAAATGATTAatgaggaggagaaaagaggttGAGGGTCAGAGAGAATGAGACGCTGCGGAGTGGGGGGTACCAACGTGGGGTTGCGATAGTTTCAAACCAGTCTCATCTGGTCTGCTGGAGTGCTCCCTCTGCCTCgctgcagagagggggagaaaatgaAAAGCGATTCTACTCTTCCCTGGGACTCCGTCGTTCtgcagagcgagggagagaaaacGAAAGAGTGCGTTTGTTACCTGCATATGGTGTTGCCTCATCtctctaaaaaaaaaaatatatatatatacatacttaaaaaaaaaactgtgacACGTTCCATGGCTCCCTGCCAATTAGCCAGCTCACACCACCACCTTCTCCGCCAGCACGGAGAAAACTGCTACTCTGAGAGAACTGCGCAGTGCACCGACTCGTAAACAAGCCTCCATCTTTCTCTTCACGGATGAAAaagcagatggagagagggagatggtgtagAAGGGAGGAAAATTGATAAGCTATAAAGACACCGTGATGCTAAGGTTGATAGAATAAAGCGAAGCGGGTTGGAGAAATGAGGGCGGAAGTGTGAGAGAATGGATAGTGATTTAAGGTTCGTGTTCTGCATTGCGGCTAGTACCTGTCAGGTCGAGGCAAATCATCTTCCTACGCCTCATAGAGAATAGAGCTGAGGCAATGTGTGGAAAAACACACGGTTAGCCGCAGATACACACGGTCAGCGGCACACCCCCCGTGGCGCTAACATGTAGCGCCTCGAGAGAGGTCGCTTCAGCTCCACTGCAACAAGCCATCCCCCAAACACTTCTCCTTATTAATACAACAAAGCAGCAGCCAACATTGCTATGCGTTGTTATGGTTTGGCAACAAACTTTTATTAATCTGCAAACACTATTAATAATCTCCACTAAGAATTGATGCCTCATTGAATATTATGGAATTTCTCTCTTTCTATGAATAAATCCTAAATGTTACGCCATTGTTTTTCATTGGCATGTTTTTGCAAAATATTTGTTTTTAACATGTTATTCATATGGCTTTATGTGTTCCCTCTACATTTGAATATTGAAATAGTGTATTATGCTCAATGTCATTTGGCTCTTTCCTGGTGAATTTTAACTGGAGGAGACTGAAGAAGGCAAAAGAGAACAAGAGAAGGGCTTGATTGTTTGGAAGATTGAGAGAGTAGTTGAATGACTATCAGTAGATAGGAAGACTGAGTGGTCAGAGAACCAGTTCAGACCAGTTACTCCTATACATGTCTGACTGAATGATTGTACACTCCAAGTCAATATAGCCTCTTTTTCCAATGCGGTGTAATTACCATTTTACCATGTCAATTAATTTTATGTACTGCAAAAGAAAACGGAGTCGTGTCAAAATGTACATTCTGTATGTATTGCTTTGTGATTGAAATGACCACAATTGTTGTTTGTGAGTCTGTCTTTCCGACTCAGTGTTTTCATTCTATGGTGCAGTAGTTTTAAccctttttcttttctctctccccatcccactctccatccctctctccatccctctctccccatcccactctccatccctctctccatccctatctctccatccctctctccctccagacaagCAGAATGAGTTGGAGTTGCCGTGCCctatggccaagaccagggagaggaagaagagaaccCACCACCAGACCCAGCAGGGGGGTCAGACTCCGAGTCAAGGGACGATGACCCAGATCAGTGGGGTCAGGAAGGTCAGCCAAACCCCCGTGCTCCAAGGCTGCAGCGTCAGCCGCTTCGGGGTCAAAACAGACCAGGAGGACCTGCTGTCTAAGGTACTGGGGAAGTCTCTACTTTataggggtatactacaaagccAGCAAACTTTGATAAACAACCAGAAATAAAAAATGTTTAGCTAAATATTGTTGAGTCAACTATAGACCATGGCCATTTAAAGCTTATCTTAGAAGAAGGAAAAAAGTCAAAGTACTTTTTCTGAACATTTaggcaagttagctggctaactcattgatcctgctttgtgGTATTCCCCTCAGGGGTTGGGGTAAATTCAGGTTTAAGACAGGGCGACAGGTAGCTTCTAAAGTAGATGTCCCCAAACCTAAGGCGCACATATTCTGCACAAGGACACCGATGGAAGCGTCGAATAAACGGCACTTTCTGATTGTTGAATTTTAAATTCCAATCCAAATATCTGGATATTTAATTTGTCTTCGCATTGTGACTGCACCTTCCGGCCATCTGTCTGCAAGAGCGTACCCTgacaatgtctctctctttctcaggacCTTGAGGACATCAACAAGTGGGGTCTGAACATCTTCAGGGTGGCCGAGCACTCCCACAACCGCCCTCTCACATGCACCATGTACACCATCTTCCAGGTCAgtgctcttcctcctctttcgTTCCTGTCAGATTGCTGTGTTTTCCCTGACTGAGGTGCcttgcagacagacacacacacacacacacacacacacacacacacacacagagggtgagTCACCAACGCACAGCCTAAAGTACTGTACATCAGCATGTTCTCGCGTGTTCTCAATAATGTGTCCTCATCTTCTGGGTCAGTAGCTGAATGATTACTTATGCTACTGTAGTAGGAACTAGTCTAGTCACATGGATAAGTGGACATTAACACACAGTGCCAGCCAAGTCAAGCAATTCATTTTTCTTAGCAGCTTTTGCATTGTGATTGACGCAATCATTGCAATTTAAACAAGACAAACTCAATGGTAAAAACCAAAGTCATTTTAATTTGAAGTTCATCAGAGTGCTTATGGGTTGTtgtgttacatacagtatcatatgtAAATGGGTTACATTTCTCCTTTTAGTTAATGAGTGGCGGTGTGGcgtcgtgtgtttgtgtgtgtcccatGCGGGAGCCGAGACCCAATGAAGACATTATGGGTCCCATTTATTCCCATCAAGCTAACGGCGTTGCGTTTCTTTGTGCGTCCCGTGCAGGAGCGAGACTTGATGAAGACGTTCAAGATCCCCGCGGACACATTCGTGACCTTCATGTTGACCCTGGAAGCGCACTACCACGCCGACGTAGAATACCACAACAGCCTCCACGCTGCAGACGTGGCCCAGTCCACACACATCCTGCTCGCCACGCCCGCTCTGGACGTAAGTCACCTGACCCAGCTCCACTTAATACACACCGCTTTTTGTCTTCTTGCTTCGCGTTGAATATTCTGAGGAGTGACTAGCAACACTGTCACGTAGCAAACCCCTAAGTCAGGGCTCTCCAgccatgttcctggagagctaccctcctcaAAAGGTTTTCGTGTCAACCCTAGTTGTAACCTGATTTCGGCTTATCAACCAGCTAGTTATTCAAACCAGGTGTGCTAGTTTAGGTTTGGAGCgacaacctacaggacggtaattATAAATCATGTATACCAGCAAGTGTTATCAGTAAACACACATGAATAATGTCACCCCACTCCACCTAAATATGTCACCGCCACCCCACCTCGTTATGTCAGAATGAGTTATTATCTGATGAATGTGTGTTACCAATTTTGTAGTGAAACCTTCACTCTCAATGTTGAGAACTCATCAAATCTCTCCTGTCCAATCACAGGCCGTCTTCACAGATCTGGAGATCTTGGCGGCCATCTTTGCGGCAGCCATCCATGATGTGGACCATCCTGGGGTCTCTAACCAGTTCCTCATTAACACCAGTGAGTACTTTCTCCATCAAAATCTTAACAACAGCGCCCAATTCATCATCTCTGCTACTTTGGTACATTTTATCTTAACATTTTATAATTTATTGGCATATTTGAAAATACAAGTAAAATATTAAAGTTTGAAATACATCGTCACAAAAACCACATAAGAAAATGCTTTTGGCATTTTTCTTCTAATCAGTCCGCCTCTCTTGCCCACCCTCTGTCCGTCCAGACTCCGAGCTGGCCCTGATGTATAACGACGAGTCGGTCCTGGAGAACCACCACCTGGCCGTGGGCTTCAAGTTGCTGCAGGAGGACAACTGTGACATCTTTCAGAACCTGACCAAAAAACAACGCCAGTCCCTCAGGAGAATGGTCATAGACATGGTGAGAGAATGCCCCGGTTCTGACCAAAGGTGTTTGTTGCCGATGTCCCATTCGCATGAGTCGCCGACCGTGCGTCGGTCGGTCCGACGGTCCATCTTTCTATCCCTGTCTCAATTCCATGTACTATATATTGTACTATATCCTATATTGCTGAAGCATAAACATGTCTAAATCACTAACGACGACCTCGctcacgctctctctccctccaggtacTGGCCACTGACATGTCCAAACACATGAGCCTGCTGGCTGACCTGAAGACCATGGTGGAGACCAAGAAGGTGACCAGCTCTGGAGTGCTGCTGCTAGACAACTACACAGACAAGATACAGGTAGGAGCTCACACTCGTATGCACAAGAACGCAtgcagtaaaacacacacacacgcaggcacataGGCATGCATACAGGTGTACATACAGGcatgtaggtacacacacacaaactcacacaatcCTCTCTCCGTCCCGTCTCTTCCAGGTGATGCGTAACATGGTTCATTGTGCAGACCTGAGCAATCCGACCAAGTCCCTGGACCTGTACCGCCAGTGGACCGACCGCATCATGAACGAGTTCTCCCACCAGGGAGaccgggagagggagagaggcatcgAGATCAGCCCCATGTGTGATAAGCATACGGCTTCTGTGGAGAAGAGCCAGGTAGGTTACTAATACATGTACACATATACAGGTATgtccacacacagtacagtacccacACTGCTCGCATACTCACGTGTATACACATCTTACACGTTTCCTTGTACATACTGTTTGCATACACACGCTCTCTCGACCcctctactgctgttaatacAGTATTCGTACACACTATTCTATCCTGAAATcttacacccttctctctcttctcccgctctctccagGTGGGCTTCATAGACTACATCGTCCACCCTCTGTGGGAGACGTGGGCTGACCTGGTGCACCCCGACGCCCAGG
Encoded proteins:
- the LOC115114118 gene encoding 3',5'-cyclic-AMP phosphodiesterase 4B-like isoform X1, which gives rise to MKKSRSVLAVTPGDETKEPPGVPLFGSTPGVDLRRGRRRHSGTLMLPPLSWRQAESDLGRTPEECAMARPTSLPFRPPPRIDITHVDPNSFDVENSPSACCSPSDPQASPSSGLVLHPNMGGHGQRRESFLYRSDSDYDLSPKSRELSRNSSVAGELHGEDLIVTPFAQVLASLRTVRNNFTTLTNVQCTSNKRSPAAPQSPVTRVCLSDESYQKLAMETMEELDWCLDQLETIQTYRSVSDMASNKFKRMLNRELTHLSEMSRSGNQVSEFISNTFLDKQNELELPCPMAKTRERKKRTHHQTQQGGQTPSQGTMTQISGVRKVSQTPVLQGCSVSRFGVKTDQEDLLSKDLEDINKWGLNIFRVAEHSHNRPLTCTMYTIFQERDLMKTFKIPADTFVTFMLTLEAHYHADVEYHNSLHAADVAQSTHILLATPALDAVFTDLEILAAIFAAAIHDVDHPGVSNQFLINTNSELALMYNDESVLENHHLAVGFKLLQEDNCDIFQNLTKKQRQSLRRMVIDMVLATDMSKHMSLLADLKTMVETKKVTSSGVLLLDNYTDKIQVMRNMVHCADLSNPTKSLDLYRQWTDRIMNEFSHQGDRERERGIEISPMCDKHTASVEKSQVGFIDYIVHPLWETWADLVHPDAQDILDTLEDNRNWYQSMIPQSPSPPFCTGDGELEGGEGGHKFQFELTLDDGQDEDGQIGREEGERGTEGGRSPMDQGGLEMEIRGASPT
- the LOC115114118 gene encoding 3',5'-cyclic-AMP phosphodiesterase 4B-like isoform X2 yields the protein MEAHGDRTESEQNIDSCVPTESDKRTRVSPHNSPRRFRKQVVTKRRYRRFTVAHTCFDVENSPSACCSPSDPQASPSSGLVLHPNMGGHGQRRESFLYRSDSDYDLSPKSRELSRNSSVAGELHGEDLIVTPFAQVLASLRTVRNNFTTLTNVQCTSNKRSPAAPQSPVTRVCLSDESYQKLAMETMEELDWCLDQLETIQTYRSVSDMASNKFKRMLNRELTHLSEMSRSGNQVSEFISNTFLDKQNELELPCPMAKTRERKKRTHHQTQQGGQTPSQGTMTQISGVRKVSQTPVLQGCSVSRFGVKTDQEDLLSKDLEDINKWGLNIFRVAEHSHNRPLTCTMYTIFQERDLMKTFKIPADTFVTFMLTLEAHYHADVEYHNSLHAADVAQSTHILLATPALDAVFTDLEILAAIFAAAIHDVDHPGVSNQFLINTNSELALMYNDESVLENHHLAVGFKLLQEDNCDIFQNLTKKQRQSLRRMVIDMVLATDMSKHMSLLADLKTMVETKKVTSSGVLLLDNYTDKIQVMRNMVHCADLSNPTKSLDLYRQWTDRIMNEFSHQGDRERERGIEISPMCDKHTASVEKSQVGFIDYIVHPLWETWADLVHPDAQDILDTLEDNRNWYQSMIPQSPSPPFCTGDGELEGGEGGHKFQFELTLDDGQDEDGQIGREEGERGTEGGRSPMDQGGLEMEIRGASPT
- the LOC115114118 gene encoding 3',5'-cyclic-AMP phosphodiesterase 4B-like isoform X3; the protein is MSIRRRKERGGGAGEMMYTRSPICHRGRVHFDFSEEVVRSRSPSTTHSFDVENSPSACCSPSDPQASPSSGLVLHPNMGGHGQRRESFLYRSDSDYDLSPKSRELSRNSSVAGELHGEDLIVTPFAQVLASLRTVRNNFTTLTNVQCTSNKRSPAAPQSPVTRVCLSDESYQKLAMETMEELDWCLDQLETIQTYRSVSDMASNKFKRMLNRELTHLSEMSRSGNQVSEFISNTFLDKQNELELPCPMAKTRERKKRTHHQTQQGGQTPSQGTMTQISGVRKVSQTPVLQGCSVSRFGVKTDQEDLLSKDLEDINKWGLNIFRVAEHSHNRPLTCTMYTIFQERDLMKTFKIPADTFVTFMLTLEAHYHADVEYHNSLHAADVAQSTHILLATPALDAVFTDLEILAAIFAAAIHDVDHPGVSNQFLINTNSELALMYNDESVLENHHLAVGFKLLQEDNCDIFQNLTKKQRQSLRRMVIDMVLATDMSKHMSLLADLKTMVETKKVTSSGVLLLDNYTDKIQVMRNMVHCADLSNPTKSLDLYRQWTDRIMNEFSHQGDRERERGIEISPMCDKHTASVEKSQVGFIDYIVHPLWETWADLVHPDAQDILDTLEDNRNWYQSMIPQSPSPPFCTGDGELEGGEGGHKFQFELTLDDGQDEDGQIGREEGERGTEGGRSPMDQGGLEMEIRGASPT
- the LOC115114118 gene encoding 3',5'-cyclic-AMP phosphodiesterase 4B-like isoform X4; this translates as METMEELDWCLDQLETIQTYRSVSDMASNKFKRMLNRELTHLSEMSRSGNQVSEFISNTFLDKQNELELPCPMAKTRERKKRTHHQTQQGGQTPSQGTMTQISGVRKVSQTPVLQGCSVSRFGVKTDQEDLLSKDLEDINKWGLNIFRVAEHSHNRPLTCTMYTIFQERDLMKTFKIPADTFVTFMLTLEAHYHADVEYHNSLHAADVAQSTHILLATPALDAVFTDLEILAAIFAAAIHDVDHPGVSNQFLINTNSELALMYNDESVLENHHLAVGFKLLQEDNCDIFQNLTKKQRQSLRRMVIDMVLATDMSKHMSLLADLKTMVETKKVTSSGVLLLDNYTDKIQVMRNMVHCADLSNPTKSLDLYRQWTDRIMNEFSHQGDRERERGIEISPMCDKHTASVEKSQVGFIDYIVHPLWETWADLVHPDAQDILDTLEDNRNWYQSMIPQSPSPPFCTGDGELEGGEGGHKFQFELTLDDGQDEDGQIGREEGERGTEGGRSPMDQGGLEMEIRGASPT